ACGGGGCTGTCTGTTGAGGTCAATCTATATCGGGAATACCGCTTGGAGCAGGGCCTTATTGCCGAGCATTGGGCGCTTTTCGACACAGCCGCTTTACTGTCGCAAATCGGCGGTACATTGAATCAACAAACCGTATGCCAAATCAAGCGAGGCTAGGTGATCTGTATATCACGCCCATAAAGCGTTATAATGGGAGTGAAACAGAGGTGAGTATAGTGGCTAAGAAAAAATGGCAAAACGCCGCTCCCGCGCCATCAGCCGGGGAGAAACCGGCAACGCTCAAGGATATGCTGAATCCGGATATCGTGAACAAACTGAAGTCACAAGCGGACGCTATGAAAGCGGAAGAAGCACAGCGCAAAGAAGAAGCTAGGAAGCAGGCGGAAGAAGCCCGCAAGGCGGAAGAGAAGCGGCTGGAAAACGACTTTGAGCATCTGCTGAATAAAAGCAGTCTGGACTGGCGCAAGCATAAATAGCAATGAAGATGTACGTACTGTGTCAAAGAAAAGGTTGGATAGGGGGATGCCTCTGTTCAACCTTTTTTGATGTGAGCGTGCCCAGAGACACGCAACCTCCAGCCGGTGAAAGTCCGGTCGCAGGAGGGGCAAGGACCTTCGCGGCTTGATTATTTGCTTATGGGCGATATGTGCGCACGTAAAAGCGTATCGACAGAAGTTGCTGTCAGAGATCAATGGGTAGATGAATTCCAATTTGTGGTAGTATGTATATGTGCATGTAAGTTATTAATGAAGCATATACGTTAAAACGGCAATAATGGGAATTACATTTGTGATAGGGAGGAAGAGTCCTACTGTGCGAAGTAAAAAATATTGGATCCTTCTACCACCATTCCTGTTGGTTGTAATATTTCTAGCATTTTATTTACCTCGGGAATTAAGACCTTTTACATTGATTGTAGCCGTAGTATTTTGGGGCACATATGATCTTTGGGAATATATTGAGAACAAAAACAAACAAAAAAAGAACGATTAACCCGTACACCATTTTCGGTCTATTCACTCTGAATCCGTACCCGACGGTATAAACCACAGGTCACGAAAACGCACCCAGCCTAGCGACTCTAGGGAAATACCGCGGATGGACGGGTGGAAGGCCGTTTTCAAATGCTTCCGGTATAGAAACAGGAGGCTGTGCCGGTGTTTCAGCATCGTTTCCATTTCTACAAAATGGCGCGCTCTCTCGCTTGCGTTTGACTCCGTCAGGATATGCTCCAGCTTGTCGTCCATCCAATTCTTCACATCCGGCATGGCGTGCTCCTGCATGCTCTTGAACAGGTCGATCAGACGCAGCTCACGGTGCTCATCCAGCATTACGGCAAAGAGCAATAGGTCCGCCGACATGCGGGTTTCCCCTTTGAACTCCTCCGCAGGAAGGAGCCGGATGTCCAGTTGTATGCCCGCTCGCCGGCATACTTCCTGTACGGCCCTAGCATCGAACTCGTACTGCGGGATCGTCGCAAGAATAAGCGTCTCTCCCCTGTAGCCCGAGTTAACGAGCTGCTGCTTAACATCGTTGACACACTTCGGCAGCGGCCTAGCGGCTGTCTCTTCCAGCTGCGGCCAGAAGCTGTCTCCGCCTTCGATGACATCCCCCGAAAGCAGCTCCAGCAAATAAATGCGGTCTAATGCTTCATCCACCGCGGCGCGTAGGACTTCGTTTGTGAGGGGGCCTTCCTTCTCTTCGTTGACGGTGATGAATTTGCACGTCATGCCGGATTGCCGGACCTGCCGCCAATTCTCCTCCATGTCCGGCATTCGGGCATTATGCATGACTTGAAAAGCAGGCAGCGGCGCAGAAGCGTCATGCTGCTCTCCCTCAGGCAAGCTCCAAACCTCTACCCGGTCCAGAAAGCCCCGCCCTTGAAAATAACTCGGGAATGCTTCCAGCACCCAGATCCCCTGCTCTTTCCCGGCAAGCCGGAACGGTCCTGTACCGACTGGCGACAAGCCGAAATCTCCGCCTGCCGCTTCACAGAAGTCCTGCGGAACGATCGAGGCCCGATTTGTTGCAAGGAAGGGGAGGAAGGCTTCATTGCGCTTTGCCAGATGAATGCGAACCGTCGTATCGTCGGGCGTTTCGATGGCTTCGATCCCGGCATAGGCCCAGCTGTAGAGACCTCGCTGCGCCATTCGCTGCAGTCGCTCCAGTGAATATTTGACATCGCCCGAGTGCATGTCCCGGCCATGATGGAAGCGGACGCCTTTGCGGAGGTAGAACGTCCATGTTGTCCTTGCTGCGTCTGCTTCCCACGCATGGGCCAGATGAGGCAGCACGGACTGCCCTTTATAATCGATGCGGACAAGCCCGTCGAATAATTGATTGACCAGATGGGACTCTCCTGTGAAATGGATGGCCGCAGGGTCCAGAGAATGAATCGTCTGCGGCAGCGGGAAACGCAGGATGTCCATTCTGCGCTGGCCCTGAATTTCCGAGTGAAAGCCGAATTGCTCAGAGAGCCAGTCCTGGAATTGTCCGCGGATACCGGTTGAAGAATTCTCGGTGTGCAGGAGGTCCAGCGCGGATCGCAAGTTTTGCTTATCGACCATTTCCTGCGCTTCTTCAAGGATGACCCGTTCCCGGCTGGCGGTGAAGATCAAGGTGGAGCGGTTGCTGCGGCCCTTTTTCGGAGTCCAGACGAGCCAACCCTCCTGCTGCATCCGTTTGAGAAGCAGCACCATATTGCGATGGGTGCAGGTTAATAGATCGGCCAGCTCCTGAACGGTAATATCCAGAGGTGTATCTTCGGAAATATCGGGAAAAGCGTTGCGCAGAGCTAAATAGTGACGACGTATTTTCATAAGAATCACCTGCATGTAAAATATGAAATTTTTAAAATCAAACTTGCACTTTTTCTTCTTGTTTTCAAGGTTACAATAAAAGGGAGGAAATAACAAACCGCCTCTGATGCAGGCGAATGGAGTGAACAGACATGAGAGATCCGGCACCTTGGCAAAAAAGGTACGGCAGACTGCTGCTGCTATCAATTTTGTTTGGAGTTGTCAGTCAGTATTTATTTATCGACAAGATGCCAGGCATATCGGTCGTAGTAACGGTGGCAGGCTTCTATGGGATCTATGCCTATGCGATTCGAGGCAGACTCGGGGGCTTCGATAAATGGCGGGGGCAAAGCTTGGCCAGCTGGGCGCTGCTGCCGGTTATTGCGCTGCTTGCACTGACCTATGTGCTGTATGACAACAGATTGTTTGCTTTTCTGAATCTATTTGCCTTGCTGCTTCTAGTGTTGGGCCAGACGGTCATTATGACCCGCACAAGCACAAATCCTTGGTACCGCTGGCCGTTCCTTCAGGAGCTTGTCAGCCAAAGTGTGGCAAAGCCTCTTCGTTATCTAAACGTTCCATTTCGAATGATCAAGGAGCTGTTTCCTTCAGGTAATGGGAAGCATTCGGAACGGGAGTCCAATTGGGGCAAAATCAGGCAAGGGCTGCTCGGATTGCTGCTGGCGCTACCCATTCTGTTCGTTGTGGTTGCCCTGCTGGCTTCGGCCGATTCCATCTTTCAATCGTGGGTAAGTGAGGTTCCCCAGTGGTTGAGCGGAATTTCGATCGGTGATGGCATTGCGCGAATTGCCGCAGGTTCCTTCATAGCGCTTTATACGTTTTGTTACATATGGGGACTGCTCTTCCCTCTCATCAAAGAAAGGGCAGATGCAGCCTTAGAATACTCCGCTTCGGACGCGGATCCGGTTATCAATCTGAGCATGAGCCCCATTACGGCGGCTGTGCTTCTCGTTAGTGTGAATAGCGTGTATGTGCTGTTTGCAGCGATTCAGTTTTCTTATTTATTTGGCGCAGCGGATGGAATGCTGCCTACGGGCGTCGCTTATGCAGAATATGCGCGAAGAGGCTTCGCTGAGCTGGTTCTTGTTGCGCTGATCAATATTGTGCTGCTGCTTGGGGGCCTGCGTTTGATTGAGGCAGGAGGCAGAGCCGCGGAGCTGCTGCGTAAGCTCCTGCTCAGCATGCTGGTGGGCTGTACGCTTGTCATGCTCGTTTCGGCATACAGCAGGCTCTCGCTCTATGAGCATGCCTACGGCTACACGCAGTCCAGGCTGCTGGTTCACGGCTTCATGCTCTACTTGGCTGTGCTGCTTCTAATCGCCTTGTGCCGGATATGGAAGGAACGCTTTTCTCTAGCAAAAGCGACCGTCTGCATATCCGTGGCGGCTTACTTGATCATGAATTACGCGAATATCGACGCGAGGATCGCTTTGAATAATATACAGCGGTTCGAAGAAACGGGTGTTATCGACATTCCGTATCTAAGCAGGCTTTCGGTTGATGCTTTGCCCGCAATAGCGGAGCTGCAGTCCCGTCATCCGGAGCTGCTCACATTGCAGCCTGTTCTGAAGCGAATGCGGACGGCTTCGTCTGATGAGCATACATGGGCATCATGGAATCTTTCGCGATGGAAAGCCCATCGATGAGCGTTCGAAAAATCTATATTGGGATATAAAGGGAAAAATGGGCCAAATTCCGAACGAATCGGCATCATATCTCGTCTAAGTAGGTAAACATGATGTGATAAAGGTCGGTGAGACGATGCTGGCTTGGAAAGCCTGGTTGGGACGAATGTTTCCCTTTTTGTACCACGTGCGCATTTGGCAGCTTCAAATGGCAAGAAGATGGCGCGATTCGCGAGCCGGACTGCGGTTCGCGTCGCTGCAATCGGAGGCGAGATATCCGTATCTATGCAAAAAGCACAAGTCTGTGCTTCGCCGCAGGCTGGCAGGCACGGACCCGCAGCTGCAGGAAAATAAAATTGTCAACTTGCGGCTGAGCCTTCCGCTTGTTCACGGCATCGTGATTCGGCCTGGGGAGACCTTCTCCTTCTGGAACCGGATTGGCAAGGTCACTGCGGCAAGAGGGTTTCTCGATGGCCTGGTGCTATCCCGTGGAGAAGTAACCAGCGGTACGGGAGGAGGTCTTTGCCAGCTGGCGAACATGCTGTTCTGGCTGGCGCTTCATTCTCCGCTAACCATTGCAGAGAGACATCATCACAGCTTCGATATGTTCCCGGATGATCGAAGAACGGTGCCATTCGGGAGTGGGACCAGTGTGTTCTATAATTATGTAGATTTGCGAATTTATAATGGAACGAATACCTCGTACCAGATTCAGCTTCAGCTAACGGATGATTTTCTCGTCGGGGAGCTGTACAGGGAGACGCTGCCTGAAGCGAGCTATCGGGTGGAAGAGCGGGGGCATCGATTCTTTGAGACAAAGGGCCGATGGTACCGGCAAAATGAGATTTGGCGTCTGACCGTGCAGCCGTCGGGCTCTATCATGAAGGAAGAGAAGATTATAGACAATCTTGCGGAAGTCAAATATGCGCTGCGCGCTGTCAACTCGGAATGAGGCGTGAAGCGACACACTCAGTTGATCAAATTCCAGATGTGAGTGGTGTAAGCAGGTTGCCCGGTTAGGTCGAGATGACCTTGGGCAGCCTATCTTTTTGCCAGGGGATATCGTATCATTTGGTTGAAAGCCCTTGAAATGGAGGATATGGGATGCTGGTTGAGATTTGGTCGGATGTGATGTGTCCGTTTTGTTATATTGGCAAGCGCCGGTTTGAAGCCGGACTGCGACAGTTTGCTCATCAAGAGCAGGTCGAAGTGGTGTATAGAAGCTTTGAGCTGGATCCTGGCGCGCCGCGTGAATCTGAAGTTGATGTACATGGCATGCTGGCGGCTAAGTACGGCATGAGCCGTGAAGAGGCGATCGCCATGAACGAACAGGTTGGCAGCCAAGCTGCGGAGGAAGGCTTGACATACCGTTTTGACACGATGGTTTTGACCAATACATTTGATGCACATCGGTTGATTCGGTTCGCCGCAAGCTCCGGTAAAAGCGCAGAGGTAGCGGAGTTGTTATTTCGGGCTTATTTTACCGAATCGAGGCATATCGGCGATTACTCCGTGCTGGCTTCGATCGCAGAGGAGGCCGGACTCGACCGCCAAGCAGCCGCGGCTATGCTGGAGAGCGGTCAGTACGGAGACGAAGTGCGTGCAGATGAAAAGCAGGGAGAGAAGCTCGGTATTCGCGGTGTACCGTTCTATGTAGTGAATCGCAAATACGGCATATCCGGCGCACAGCCGAGTCAAGTCTTCCTGGATGTGCTGGAGAAAGCATGGAGCGAGAAGCACTCGCAAGCTGAATAGACAGAAAGAGACCCGCTGGCTCGAAGCCGGCGGGTCTTAAGTTTTATATTTTAAAGGGGGTCATCTATAGAATAGCCCATTTACATTAAAGCCAGATGAAAAACACATTTCATTTCGATTACAAATTTAGGATGTAGAGGATTTCAATCTGTGCCAAGTCCATATGAGGAATGCGATCAGTACCATACCGCCGCCCACCAGGCATACGCCGCTCCAACCTGAAATACTCCAGGCATATCCCCCCGCCGATGACCCGATTGCTCCGCCGATGAAGGAGCTGACCATATAGATCGTATTCAATCGGCTTCTGGCTTCTGGAAGCATACCGTAGATTCTAGCCTGATTGGATACCTGGGCGCCTTGAATACCCAAATCCAGCAGGATGACGCCGATAGCCAGCCCCCAGATGGAAGTCCCGAATAACTCAAAACCTACATAGGAGACAAGGGCGGTTGCTATCATGAAACCCACCATACTAGCAGGTCTTAGTCGGTCCGCTAATCGACCTATGACGGAAGCTGCGGCAGCCCCGACAACACCAACCAATCCGAATAGCCCGGCAACACCGCTGCCGTACCCATAGTCAGGTCCCTCCATAAAGAAAGTAAGTGAAGTCCAAAACACGCTGAATGAACCGAACATGAACACTCCGATCAAGGCGGCTTCTCTCAGTGTCCGTTGCTCCTTAACTAAGGTGCCCATGGACTTCATCAAGTCGGGATATGACATTTGAACGTCGGGCTTGCTCACGGGAAGCACACGAAATACGAGGAAAGCCAGTATGAACATAAGTAAAGCGGCGAGGCCGTACATGAATCTCCAGCCCAGCCATTCTCCCACCCACCCTGATACGGTCCTCGCGAGCAGAATACCGATGAGCAGACCGCTCATGACGCTGCCGATTACTTTGCCCCGCTCATGGGGAGCTGCCAGCTGCGCGGCGAGAGGGACGATCATCTGCGGTGCTACGGTTGTGATCCCGACAGCGAGGCTCGCTGTATACATCCAGGCTAGATTTTGAGCGGAAGCTACCCCGATGAGAGAAATACCGACCGCTAACAAAAGCAGCCCGATCAGCTTGCGTCTCTCCCGAATGTCTCCTAATGGAATAAACAAAAACATGCCGGCCGCATATCCGATCTGCGTCAGCATGGAGACAAATGAAACGTGTCTTGCATCGACATCGAAGCTTCTTCCGATATCGGCGAGGAGCGGTTGATTATAATACAGATTGGCGACGGTCAAGCCGCACGAAACCGCCATGAATATAATGAGTGCTTTGGACAAAGGCTTCGTTTGCCGAATCGTTTGCCCTGAGTGAAGGGCAGTACCCAATTGCGCCATGATTAAACTCCTTCCTGATTGACAGTTTCAGTATTATAGCATGGCGGCATATAGGGGGCAATGAACAAAAGCGGCATGGAACAAACTAAGTCAGTAAAGCAAGCATAATCACATCTAGAAACGACTTGGTCACTTCATGAATCAAATACTGCTTTAGCAAACCCTCTTCGACAAAGCCACCTGAAAATTAGCTTAAAATTCTGGCTCGTTTGTGCTCCTCCAATAGACATATTCGGTTGAAATCGTTTTATCGAGGTATGAAATGGTTAGACTGAGGAACAGAAACAAAAGTGATGGAGCTGACGGACGTATGAGTAACGATAACTTAATAGTCAATCGCATCAAGATGAATTTGTCATCGTCGGCCGATTTAAACGTTCAGCATGTAGACAATGGCAGCTTTGAGATGGATGTCCTCTTTCTAGGCTCCATGATTGAAGCCCAACAGATTCAGTCGTTTGTTTCGACCCCACTCTTACGAAGCGACAGCTTTGAGCGATTCAAGACAGCTTTCCTTGCTTTCGGCGCCGAGTCTATTGAGGATGTATCGGAGATTGTGCCCCGGATGCTTAACGGATATGTTATCGTTGTGTACTATTCGGAGGTATACGGCCTTCCGATCAAGAAAGCGCTGAATGATTCCCCCGAAGCGACACAAACGGAAAATACGGTGCTTGGCCCCAATAAATCGTTCACTGAAAATATAATGGTCAATATGGCTATCGTTCGCTCCAGATATTTTCGAAAGGAACTGTCTTCGCAAGAATTTGATATTGGCTCTGTGACGAAAACCTCGGTCATGATGATGTATGACGCTTCATTTGCCAACGAGGAGCTTCTTAATAAAGTAAGGAGAAGACTTTCTGAAATCGAGGTTGACGTTCTTCAGTCGGCAGGACAGCTTGAAAAGCTCATTAATAAGCAAAAATATTCTTTATTTCCTACGATGATGATCACGGAACGTCCTGACCGTGTCGTACTAAATCTAGCCCACGGCAAAATCGTGCTTTTTATTCAGGGTACCCCGTTTGCTCTGATTTTACCGGCTGTGTTCTTCGATTTTATGGCTGCGATGGATGATCTGTACCAGTCATTTTGGATTTCCCGAGCTTTGGTCGTTCTGCGTTATATAGGCCTGTTTATTACTATTTTGCTGCCTGCAATTTACGTATCTATTGTTTCGTACAACCCGGAGTTTTTCAGGGTACAGTTGACCCTATCTATCTCGGGGAGCCGCGCAGCCGTTCCTTATCCCTCTTATGTTGAGGTTGCGATTATGTTATTTATGATTGAAGCCTTGATGGAAGCCAGCTTGCGGCTTCCCAAGTTTATTGGGTCAACAGCCACTACGGTCGGAGGACTTATTCTTGGACAAGCAGCCCAACAAGCCGGACTAGTTAGCAGCATTATGATCATTATTACGTCCGCCGTAGCGATTTCAAACTTCGTCATTCCCATTAATTCCATGAGTTTTGCGATGAGGTTCGTTAAATATATCCTGATTTTGCTAGCATCCTTTTTCGGATTGATCGGTACCATGGCAGGTCTCTTTATGCTAATCGGCTATCTGGCCAGCCTGCGCAGCTTTGGCGAGCCCTATTTGAAGCTTTTTATTGGAGAAAGGAATGTGAGTTTCCCCAAGTCAGAAGGTGATACAGATTAATCGCTATTATTATTACCCTGTATTGATGTGTATGCTGACCAATACCATCTTGTTCATCCCCAGCATACTGATGAAGCATCGTTTTAGCGGAACCATTCCTTCTATGCTCTTAAGTGTGTTGATTGGTTCCGTGC
This genomic window from Paenibacillus hexagrammi contains:
- a CDS encoding YqkE family protein, translating into MAKKKWQNAAPAPSAGEKPATLKDMLNPDIVNKLKSQADAMKAEEAQRKEEARKQAEEARKAEEKRLENDFEHLLNKSSLDWRKHK
- a CDS encoding ABC transporter substrate-binding protein; translation: MKIRRHYLALRNAFPDISEDTPLDITVQELADLLTCTHRNMVLLLKRMQQEGWLVWTPKKGRSNRSTLIFTASRERVILEEAQEMVDKQNLRSALDLLHTENSSTGIRGQFQDWLSEQFGFHSEIQGQRRMDILRFPLPQTIHSLDPAAIHFTGESHLVNQLFDGLVRIDYKGQSVLPHLAHAWEADAARTTWTFYLRKGVRFHHGRDMHSGDVKYSLERLQRMAQRGLYSWAYAGIEAIETPDDTTVRIHLAKRNEAFLPFLATNRASIVPQDFCEAAGGDFGLSPVGTGPFRLAGKEQGIWVLEAFPSYFQGRGFLDRVEVWSLPEGEQHDASAPLPAFQVMHNARMPDMEENWRQVRQSGMTCKFITVNEEKEGPLTNEVLRAAVDEALDRIYLLELLSGDVIEGGDSFWPQLEETAARPLPKCVNDVKQQLVNSGYRGETLILATIPQYEFDARAVQEVCRRAGIQLDIRLLPAEEFKGETRMSADLLLFAVMLDEHRELRLIDLFKSMQEHAMPDVKNWMDDKLEHILTESNASERARHFVEMETMLKHRHSLLFLYRKHLKTAFHPSIRGISLESLGWVRFRDLWFIPSGTDSE
- a CDS encoding DUF4153 domain-containing protein, which encodes MRDPAPWQKRYGRLLLLSILFGVVSQYLFIDKMPGISVVVTVAGFYGIYAYAIRGRLGGFDKWRGQSLASWALLPVIALLALTYVLYDNRLFAFLNLFALLLLVLGQTVIMTRTSTNPWYRWPFLQELVSQSVAKPLRYLNVPFRMIKELFPSGNGKHSERESNWGKIRQGLLGLLLALPILFVVVALLASADSIFQSWVSEVPQWLSGISIGDGIARIAAGSFIALYTFCYIWGLLFPLIKERADAALEYSASDADPVINLSMSPITAAVLLVSVNSVYVLFAAIQFSYLFGAADGMLPTGVAYAEYARRGFAELVLVALINIVLLLGGLRLIEAGGRAAELLRKLLLSMLVGCTLVMLVSAYSRLSLYEHAYGYTQSRLLVHGFMLYLAVLLLIALCRIWKERFSLAKATVCISVAAYLIMNYANIDARIALNNIQRFEETGVIDIPYLSRLSVDALPAIAELQSRHPELLTLQPVLKRMRTASSDEHTWASWNLSRWKAHR
- a CDS encoding VanW family protein, with the translated sequence MIKVGETMLAWKAWLGRMFPFLYHVRIWQLQMARRWRDSRAGLRFASLQSEARYPYLCKKHKSVLRRRLAGTDPQLQENKIVNLRLSLPLVHGIVIRPGETFSFWNRIGKVTAARGFLDGLVLSRGEVTSGTGGGLCQLANMLFWLALHSPLTIAERHHHSFDMFPDDRRTVPFGSGTSVFYNYVDLRIYNGTNTSYQIQLQLTDDFLVGELYRETLPEASYRVEERGHRFFETKGRWYRQNEIWRLTVQPSGSIMKEEKIIDNLAEVKYALRAVNSE
- a CDS encoding DsbA family oxidoreductase, with the translated sequence MLVEIWSDVMCPFCYIGKRRFEAGLRQFAHQEQVEVVYRSFELDPGAPRESEVDVHGMLAAKYGMSREEAIAMNEQVGSQAAEEGLTYRFDTMVLTNTFDAHRLIRFAASSGKSAEVAELLFRAYFTESRHIGDYSVLASIAEEAGLDRQAAAAMLESGQYGDEVRADEKQGEKLGIRGVPFYVVNRKYGISGAQPSQVFLDVLEKAWSEKHSQAE
- a CDS encoding MFS transporter; translated protein: MAQLGTALHSGQTIRQTKPLSKALIIFMAVSCGLTVANLYYNQPLLADIGRSFDVDARHVSFVSMLTQIGYAAGMFLFIPLGDIRERRKLIGLLLLAVGISLIGVASAQNLAWMYTASLAVGITTVAPQMIVPLAAQLAAPHERGKVIGSVMSGLLIGILLARTVSGWVGEWLGWRFMYGLAALLMFILAFLVFRVLPVSKPDVQMSYPDLMKSMGTLVKEQRTLREAALIGVFMFGSFSVFWTSLTFFMEGPDYGYGSGVAGLFGLVGVVGAAAASVIGRLADRLRPASMVGFMIATALVSYVGFELFGTSIWGLAIGVILLDLGIQGAQVSNQARIYGMLPEARSRLNTIYMVSSFIGGAIGSSAGGYAWSISGWSGVCLVGGGMVLIAFLIWTWHRLKSSTS
- a CDS encoding spore germination protein; this encodes MSNDNLIVNRIKMNLSSSADLNVQHVDNGSFEMDVLFLGSMIEAQQIQSFVSTPLLRSDSFERFKTAFLAFGAESIEDVSEIVPRMLNGYVIVVYYSEVYGLPIKKALNDSPEATQTENTVLGPNKSFTENIMVNMAIVRSRYFRKELSSQEFDIGSVTKTSVMMMYDASFANEELLNKVRRRLSEIEVDVLQSAGQLEKLINKQKYSLFPTMMITERPDRVVLNLAHGKIVLFIQGTPFALILPAVFFDFMAAMDDLYQSFWISRALVVLRYIGLFITILLPAIYVSIVSYNPEFFRVQLTLSISGSRAAVPYPSYVEVAIMLFMIEALMEASLRLPKFIGSTATTVGGLILGQAAQQAGLVSSIMIIITSAVAISNFVIPINSMSFAMRFVKYILILLASFFGLIGTMAGLFMLIGYLASLRSFGEPYLKLFIGERNVSFPKSEGDTD